The genomic interval GGTGGTATTGGCCAGAAGCCGCCACAGGCTGACCCCGCCGATGCGGCTGATCCCGCCCGAGAAGGCATCGGAATAGTTCCGCGCCGCCTCGGGTCCGGGCAGCAGGGGCAGCGGCGGGCGCAGGATGGTCTGCACCGAATGGGTCGAGGCGACGAAGACGTAATAGACCGGAAAGGCCACCACGATCACGCCCAGCACCATCCAGAAATGCGCCAGCACTCGCCCGGCGCCGCGCGCGGCCAGCGGAGAGGATTCAGCCATAATGCACCCTCCGCTCGATGAAGCGGAACTGGAAGGCGGTCAGCGCGATCACGATGATCATCAGGATCACCGATTGCGCGGCGGAATCGCCCATGATCAGGTTCACGAAACCGTCGTTATAGACCTTGTAGACCAGCGTCTCGGTCGCCTTGCCGGGGCCGCCGCCGGTCACGGCATGGATGATCCCGAAGGTGTCGAACAGCGCATAGACGGTGTTCACCACCAGCAGGAAGAAGGTCGTCGGCGCCAGCAGCGGAAAGGCGATGGTCCAGAAGGCATGCCGGCGCGAGGCGCCGTCGATGGCCGCCGCCTCCAGCAGCGAGCGGGGAATCGCCTGCAAGCCCGCGACGAAGAACAGGAAGTTGTAGCTGATCTGCTTCCATGTCGCGGCGGCGACCACCAGCGCCATCGCCTGCTCGCCGTCCAGCAGCGGGTTCCAGTAGATGCCCATCCGCCGCAGCGGCCAGGCCAACGTGCCGAAGCTGGGATTGAACATGAACAGCCACAGCATGCCGGCGATGGCGGGCGCCACCGCATAGGGCCAGATCATCAGCGTGCGATAGAAGCCCTTGCCGCGGATGATCTTTTCCGCCTGCACCGCCAGGAACAGCGCGATCGCCATGGCGCAGAAGGCGACCAGCACCGAGAACACCACCGTCACCCGGACCGAGTTCAGATAGTTCGGATCGCTCAGCACCTTGCGGAAATTCGCCAGCCCCACGAAGGTCGTCTTCAGGCCGAAGGCGTCCTCGCGCAGCACGGACTGGCGAAAGGCCTGCGCCGCCGGCCAGTAGAAGAAGATCAGCGTGATCGCCAGTTGCGGCGCCAGCAGCAGCCAGGGCAGCAGCTTGTGCGGAAAGACCGTGCGTCTCATCCGTCCCCCTTGTCGGATCGGGCGGGCGCCGCAACGCCCGCCCCTGGTTTCAGCCGCCCGCGGCCTCGCGGATCGCGGCATTGCCGCGCTCGACGGCGTTCTTCAGCGCCGTGGCCGCGTCCTGCTGGCCGGCCAGCATCTTTTCGTATTCCTCGTTCTGGATGTCGCGCAGCTGCGGCAGGTTCGGCGCCCGCACGCCCTTGGAGTTCTCGGTCGGCTCCTTGCCCATCATCTGCAGGATCGGCGTCTCGCGGCCCGGGTTCTGCTGGTAGAAGTCCGAGCCCTTGGTCGCCTCGTAAGCCGCCATGGTCACCGGCAGATAGCCCGATTGTTCGTGCAGGTATTGCTGCACCTCGGTCTGCGACAGGTAGTTGAAGAAGGCGGCGACGCCCTTGTAGGTCTCGTCCGACTTGCCGCCCATCACCCAAAGCGAGGCACCGCCCGGCGTGGTGTTCTGCGGCGCGCCCTCGGCGGTCTCGTCATAGGGCAGCTGGCCGATGCCGTAGTTCATGCCCGATTTCACGATGTCGCCCAGCCCGCCCGAGCTTTCGGTCAGGATGCCGCATTCGCCCGAGGTGAAGTTCTGCTTGGCCTCGCTGGTGCGGCCGCCATAGACGAAGACGCCCTCTTTCGCCAGGTCCGCAAGTTCCTGGAAATGCTTGACGAACAGCGGGCCGTCGATCTTCAGCTCGGGCGTGCCGGCCAGGCCGTTCTCGTTCGTGCCCCAGCTGACATTGTTCCAGGCGGCGAAGTTCTCGGTATGGATCCAGGTCAGCCAGGTCGAGGTATAGCCGCAGGTCGCGGCCCCCGATTCCTTGATCTGGCGCGCGGCGGCCCAGACCTCGGCCCAGGTCTTGGGCGGGTTGTCCACGTCCAGCCCCGCCTTCTCGAAGATGTCCTTGTTGTAATACAGGATCGGCGAGGAGGAGTTGTAGGGGAAGGACAGCATGTCCCCCTCGGGCGTCGAGTAATAGCCGACGATGCCGGGCAGATACTGGCTCTTGTCGAAGTCGTAGCCGCCTTCCTGCAGCACCTCGGCCACCGGCTTGATGGCGCCCTGCGCGCCCATCATCACCCCGGTGCCGACGTCGAAGACCTGGATGATGTCCGGGGCCTGGCCGGCGCGGAAGGCGGCAATGCCGGCGTTCAGCGTTTCGGGATAGGTGCCCTTGAAGACGGGCTTGACCTCATAATCTTCCTGGCTGGCGTTGAAATCATTGGCGATCTTGGTCACCACCTCGGCATTGGCGCCGGTCATCGCGTGCCACCACGAGATTTCGGTCCTGGCCTCGGCCGCGACGGGCAGCACCATCAGCCCGGCAAGCCAGAATACGGTTCGTTGCATGTTTCCCTCCGAGTCGTGCCTTGCGGCGTCATCGTTCCCGAACGGCCTTGCCAGGGCCTCGGCCCTGGGGGGCCGCCCGCCTCCCTGTCCGGATTTGTCACCTGCCAGGGGCCGGGGTGTCAATTCGCAACTGGACTGTCTGGTATGGCAGGCGGCAGGCAGAGGCCGCGCCGGTCACGCCCCTCCAGTCGCACCGATTTGTAAATTTCCCATGACTGCAAGGGGTAAAAGGCGATTCCTGCAGCCGCTCCCTGCGCCGTGCGGGGGATGGCGGCCGGTCGTTCCGTCACGTCCGGGCTTGGCTGTGTCAGTCGCGCGTGACGGATCGGGCCAGCCGCGCGCCGCCCGACCGTCCCCCGGCGTCGGACGAAGCCGCATGAC from Paracoccus sp. MA carries:
- the ugpA gene encoding sn-glycerol-3-phosphate ABC transporter permease UgpA; translated protein: MRRTVFPHKLLPWLLLAPQLAITLIFFYWPAAQAFRQSVLREDAFGLKTTFVGLANFRKVLSDPNYLNSVRVTVVFSVLVAFCAMAIALFLAVQAEKIIRGKGFYRTLMIWPYAVAPAIAGMLWLFMFNPSFGTLAWPLRRMGIYWNPLLDGEQAMALVVAAATWKQISYNFLFFVAGLQAIPRSLLEAAAIDGASRRHAFWTIAFPLLAPTTFFLLVVNTVYALFDTFGIIHAVTGGGPGKATETLVYKVYNDGFVNLIMGDSAAQSVILMIIVIALTAFQFRFIERRVHYG
- the ugpB gene encoding sn-glycerol-3-phosphate ABC transporter substrate-binding protein UgpB; the encoded protein is MQRTVFWLAGLMVLPVAAEARTEISWWHAMTGANAEVVTKIANDFNASQEDYEVKPVFKGTYPETLNAGIAAFRAGQAPDIIQVFDVGTGVMMGAQGAIKPVAEVLQEGGYDFDKSQYLPGIVGYYSTPEGDMLSFPYNSSSPILYYNKDIFEKAGLDVDNPPKTWAEVWAAARQIKESGAATCGYTSTWLTWIHTENFAAWNNVSWGTNENGLAGTPELKIDGPLFVKHFQELADLAKEGVFVYGGRTSEAKQNFTSGECGILTESSGGLGDIVKSGMNYGIGQLPYDETAEGAPQNTTPGGASLWVMGGKSDETYKGVAAFFNYLSQTEVQQYLHEQSGYLPVTMAAYEATKGSDFYQQNPGRETPILQMMGKEPTENSKGVRAPNLPQLRDIQNEEYEKMLAGQQDAATALKNAVERGNAAIREAAGG